Proteins encoded in a region of the Ziziphus jujuba cultivar Dongzao chromosome 3, ASM3175591v1 genome:
- the LOC107423242 gene encoding mitogen-activated protein kinase 15, whose protein sequence is MQPDQRRKSGADVDFFTEYGEGSRYRIEEVIGKGSYGVVCSAYDTHTGEKVAIKKINDIFEHVSDATRILREIKLLRLLRHPDIVEIKHILLPPSRREFKDIYVVFELMESDLHQVIKANDDLTPEHYQFFLYQLLRGLKYIHTANVFHRDLKPKNILANADCKLKICDFGLARVAFNDTPTAIFWTDYVATRWYRAPELCGSFFSKYTPAIDIWSIGCIFAELLTGKPLFPGKNVVHQLDLMTELLGTPSAEAIARVRNEKARRYLSSMRKKKAVPLSQKFPNADPLALRLLERMLAFEPKDRPSAEEALADPYFKGLAKVEREPSAQPVTKMEFEFERRRITKEDVRELIYREILEYHPKMLKEYLEGSEPTGFMYPSAVDHFKKQFAFLEEHYGNGATVAPPERQHASLPRPCVLYSDNHVHNSAEVTDDLSKCRIKEVEKPQVDRSCGIPMTRLPIQVPQTIQGGAARPGKVVGSVLRYNNCGAAAAEALEQRRAVRNPSIPTQYAGSYPRRNPPCKNERGEDEVVEGSNCLQPKPQYMARKVAAAQGGSGSHWY, encoded by the exons ATGCAGCCTGATCAGCGAAGAAAG TCAGGTGCCGATGTGGACTTTTTCACCGAATATGGTGAGGGGAGCAGATATAGAATAGAGGAAGTAATTGGAAAAGGAAGCTATGGTGTGGTGTGCTCTGCATATGATACACATACTGGAGAAAAAGTTgctattaagaaaataaatgatatcTTTGAACATGTCTCTGATGCAACCCGCATTCTTCGTGAGATTAAACTTCTTAGACTGCTCCGTCATCCAGACATTGTTGAAATCAAGCATATCTTATTACCTCCTTCCAGAAGGGAATTCAAAGACATATATGTTGTTTTTGAGCTCATGGAATCTGATTTACACCAGGTCATAAAAGCAAATGATGATTTGACGCCAGAACATTATCAGTTCTTTCTTTATCAGCTTCTACGAGGCCTGAAATACATACACACAG CAAATGTCTTCCACCGAGATCTGAAACCCAAAAACATATTAGCAAATGCTGATTGCAAACTGAAGATCTGTGACTTCGGTCTTGCTAGAGTAGCTTTTAATGATACTCCCACAGCTATTTTTTGGACG GACTATGTTGCAACAAGATGGTACAGGGCTCCTGAATTATGTGGATCATTTTTTTCAAAG TATACACCAGCAATAGATATATGGAGCATTGGGTGCATCTTTGCAGAACTTTTGACAGGAAAACCGCTTTTTCCTGGGAAGAATGTTGTCCATCAATTGGATCTGATGACTGAGCTGTTGGGAACACCGTCTGCTGAAGCCATTGCCAGG gtaaGGAATGAGAAGGCCCGGAGATACTTAAGCAGCATGCGGAAGAAGAAGGCAGTTCCATTATCGCAAAAATTCCCAAATGCAGACCCACTGGCCCTTCGGCTATTAGAAAGAATGTTGGCATTTGAACCCAAGGATCGACCTTCTGCTGAAGAG GCCCTTGCAGATCCCTATTTTAAGGGCTTGGCAAAGGTTGAGAGAGAACCTTCTGCTCAACCAGTAACCAAgatggaatttgaatttgagaGGCGAAGAATAACAAAGGAAGATGTACGGGAGCTTATTTACCGTGAGATTCTTGAGTACCATCCAAAGATGTTGAAGGAATACTTGGAGGGATCGGAGCCAACAGGTTTCATGTATCCAAG TGCTGTTGACCATTTTAAAAAGCAATTTGCATTTCTTGAGGAGCACTATGGAAATGGCGCAACTGTTGCTCCACCTGAGAGACAACATGCATCACTTCCTAG GCCATGTGTGTTATATTCAGATAACCACGTACATAATTCAGCAGAAGTTACAGATGATCTCTCTAAATGTCGCATCAAAGAAGTTGAGAAGCCACAGGTGGACAGGAGTTGTGGAATTCCGATGACGAGGCTTCCAATCCAAGTTCCTCAAACCATCCAAG GAGGAGCTGCAAGGCCTGGGAAAGTTGTTGGTTCTGTACTACGTTACAACAATTGCGGAGCAGCTGCAGCTGAGGCACTTGAACAACGAAGAGCAGTCAGGAATCCATCTATCCCAACTCAATATGCTGGATCATATCCTAGAAGAAACCCACCCTGTAAAAATGAGAGGGGAGAAGACGAAGTGGTCGAAGGTTCCAACTGTTTGCAGCCAAAACCACAATACATGGCCAGGAAAGTTGCTGCTGCTCAAGGTGGATCTGGAAGTCATTGGTACTGA
- the LOC107423243 gene encoding BTB/POZ and MATH domain-containing protein 2 — protein MGTIKVCRENSKSSVAISTSVPVTSSSSRTETVNGFHEFKIDGYSLVKGMGIGKYITSDTFMVGGYAWAIYFYPDGKSSEDNAAYVSVFIALASEGTDVRALFELTLLDQSDKGRHKVHSHFERTLESGPYTLKYRGSMWGYKRFFKRTLLETSDYLKDDCLYIKCCVGVVKSHTEGPKIYSVSVPPSDIGQQFGKILESGKGSDVNFEVDEEVFSAHKLVLAARSPVFRAQLFGPLKDKNTRCIKVEDIEVPVFKALLHFIYWDTLPDMEELVGLNSKWASTLMAQHLLAAADRYALERLRLLCEAKLCEDVTINTVATTLALAEQHHCFQLKDVCLRFIALPENLKAVMETDGFDYLKESCPAVLTELLKYVARVGEHSPVVREYGKVTLLDGSDVNRRRVKPRLY, from the exons ATGGGCACAATTAAGGTTTGTAGAGAAAACTCAAAGTCCTCCGTGGCCATCTCAACCTCTGTCCCTGTCACCTCCTCAAGTTCTCGAACCGAGACCGTAAATGGGTTCCACGAGTTCAAGATCGACGGCTACTCGCTCGTCAAGGGCATGGGAATTGGCAAGTACATCACTTCTGATACGTTCATGGTCGGTGGGTATGCGTGGGCAATCTATTTCTACCCGGACGGCAAGAGCTCCGAGGACAACGCAGCCTACGTATCGGTTTTCATAGCTCTGGCGAGCGAAGGTACCGATGTTAGGGCTTTGTTCGAATTGACGCTTTTGGATCAGAGCGATAAAGGAAGACACAAGGTTCATAGCCATTTCGAGAGGACCCTTGAGAGCGGTCCGTATACGCTTAAATATCGAGGAAGCATGTG GGGTTATAAACGCTTCTTCAAAAGAACTCTCCTAGAGACGTCAGACTACCTCAAGGATGATTGCCTGTACATTAAATGCTGTGTTGGTGTTGTTAAATCGCATACAGAGGGACCTAAGATCTATTCTGTATCAGTGCCACCTTCTGATATTGGTCAGCAGTTTGGAAAGATTTTAGAAAGTGGGAAGGGAAGTGATGTGAATTTTGAAGTTGATGAAGAAGTGTTTTCTGCCCACAAGTTAGTACTTGCAGCACGCTCCCCAGTGTTCAGGGCGCAACTTTTTGGCCCATTGAAGGATAAAAACACTCGGTGCATAAAAGTTGAAGACATTGAGGTGCCAGTGTTTAAg GCATTACTCCACTTTATATACTGGGACACATTACCAGATATGGAAGAGCTTGTGGGTTTGAATTCCAAATGGGCTTCTACATTGATGGCTCAGCATCTCCTTGCAGCAGCGGATCGATATGCCCTTGAGAGGCTAAGATTGCTATGTGAGGCTAAATTGTGCGAGGATGTTACCATAAACACTGTGGCAACAACTTTGGCCTTGGCAGAGCAGCACCATTGTTTCCAGTTGAAAGACGTATGTCTCAGATTCATTGCATTGCCTGAAAATTTAAAAG CTGTGATGGAAACGGATGGATTTGACTACTTGAAGGAGAGCTGCCCTGCTGTCCTCACTGAGCTTCTGAAATATGTAGCGAGGGTTGGAGAGCACTCTCCAGTGGTACGTGAATATGGAAAGGTCACCTTATTAGACGGCAGTGATGTGAACAGAAGACGGGTCAAGCCAAGGTTGTATTGA
- the LOC107423225 gene encoding guanylate kinase 3, chloroplastic, with protein MFRRFLCSSLSCTHLQPPFFPPKPLISKIPNQTHIKSNIIRPFPTTPRLFSQMGDARRPSSIPIPTLEKADRSELLRALEASLGSAFSSDPLWPEPNPLIIVISGPSGVGKDAVIKKLRETRESLHFVVTATSRARRPNEVHGKDYFFVSKEEFLGMVERDELLEYALVYGDYKGIPKQQIREYMAKGYDIVLRVDIQGAETLRRILGNSAVFIFLMAESEAKLVERLIDRKTETKEALLVRIATAREEVKHVRNFDYVVVNAEGKLENAARLVESIIDAEKAKVRQRSAVI; from the coding sequence ATGTTTCGCAGATTTCTCTGTTCCTCTCTCTCTTGCACGCATCTCCAACCTCCATTCTTTCCCCCAAAACCATTAATCTCCAAAATTCCAAACCAAACCCATATCAAATCCAACATCATTCGACCATTTCCGACAACCCCACGACTCTTCTCTCAAATGGGTGATGCCCGAAGACCCAGTTCGATCCCCATACCGACGTTGGAAAAAGCCGACCGGTCGGAGCTTCTACGAGCACTCGAAGCCTCACTCGGGTCGGCTTTCAGTTCGGACCCACTTTGGCCCGAACCCAACCCGCTAATCATTGTGATAAGCGGACCAAGTGGTGTGGGCAAGGACGCAGTGATCAAGAAACTGAGAGAAACCCGTGAAAGCTTGCATTTTGTTGTCACCGCAACGAGCAGAGCAAGGAGGCCCAACGAAGTTCATGGCAAAGATTACTTCTTTGTGAGCAAGGAGGAGTTTCTTGGGATGGTTGAGAGGGATGAGCTTTTGGAATATGCTCTTGTCTATGGAGATTACAAGGGTATACCGAAGCAGCAGATAAGGGAGTACATGGCAAAAGGGTATGATATTGTGCTTAGAGTTGATATTCAAGGTGCTGAAACATTGAGGAGGATACTTGGGAACTCTGcggtttttatctttttgatggCAGAGAGTGAAGCTAAGCTTGTTGAGAGGTTGATTGACAGGAAGACAGAGACTAAAGAGGCTCTTCTTGTGAGGATTGCAACGGCTAGAGAGGAAGTGAAGCATGTTAGAAACTTTGATTATGTTGTTGTAAATGCTGAGGGGAAGTTGGAAAATGCTGCTAGGTTGGTGGAGTCTATTATTGATGCAGAGAAAGCTAAGGTCCGGCAGAGGAGTGCCGTGATATAG
- the LOC107423229 gene encoding uncharacterized protein LOC107423229 translates to MDNKVSVEGEGSIYLHVAELNRLSETCSAGTTMFEPRSSSISKKDSNTNYDSQETPSSPMDRASEKKLTLFALRLAVLEKAATGLGTLGFIWATVVLLGGFAITLDKTDFWFITIILLIEGTRIFSRSHELEWQHQATWSITDVGINSFRALRSSSNFLIGSIKAIFKPIFSIGKRRQQSREIAETCDARNGADWDRQRKPTRRWTSSEVPLLPYAKWVFISRHISRILYWLQLLSATACVVLSSMRIIKHNFGEVEKGDTDKRNRQSALYIFYALALAEALLFLMEKAYWEWKVTYCKLLDEVNRECELGPSGMVSIRRFFYDAYSRCINGSIFDGLKMDMVTFAMELLASNSPDEQLIGARILRQFAASHRYSDDTLQKIGVTFPVIERLVEMLNWTDPQEEEIRRSAAEILSKLAGKKQNSLRVAGIPGAMESISSLLQTNRSSGGAADEIGEKKIIFDHPNYGFWTFNHLGLLILKKLARDHDNCGKIGNTRGLLPKIIDFTHAGERLLKDANVTASQILTVKRSLQLVKMLVSTTGTTGKHLRREISEIVFTISYIRDILRYGEKHPMLQKLGIEILTSLALEEDATERIGGTGGVLKELFNIFFRQELPVSHNEVRTAAGEALAMLVLESKNNCNRILKLDVIDRLIVALEVPLLRVNAARMLRNMCTYSAGDRFNQLNGVTVAAPTALKAIMTEQNKLQEVMVGLAAHIFKFMTPQESSLMFERAGITEAELANELVQILRKYQHPPIKVPRIRRFAIELAIWMMRDKESNIRIFNDLGMEKELEGVLESTAEIESFNMFSGTVGMSRHSTTIHSLVETALNLLVVV, encoded by the exons aTGGACAACAAAGTTTCTGTAGAAGGTGAAGGAAGCATTTATCTTCATGTCGCTGAGCTTAACAGGCTTAGTGAAACTTGCAGTGCAGGAACAACTATGTTTGAACCAAGAAGCAGTAGTATATCGAAAAAAGATAGCAACACGAACTATGATTCACAGGAAACACCATCATCGCCCATGGATCGTGCTTCAGAGAAGAAGCTGACGCTGTTTGCTCTTAGGCTTGCTGTTCTTGAGAAAGCAGCAACAGGGCTTGGAACTCTCGGGTTTATCTGGGCCACAGTTGTTCTTCTCGGCGGTTTCGCTATTACATTAGACAAAACCGATTTCTGGTTCATcacaattatattattgattgaaGGGACTAGGATTTTCAGCAGAAGTCATGAGCTTGAATGGCAACACCAAGCAACATGGTCGATCACAGATGTGGGAATCAACAGCTTTCGGGCTTTGAGATCGAGCTCAAACTTCCTAATTGGAAGCATTAAAGCAATTTTCAAGCCAATTTTTTCAATTGGGAAAAGGAGGCAACAGAGCAGAGAAATAGCGGAAACTTGTGATGCAAGAAATGGAGCAGATTGGGATCGACAAAGGAAGCCGACAAGAAGGTGGACAAGTTCAGAAGTCCCTCTTCTACCATATGCTAAATGGGTTTTCATCTCAAGGCATATCAGTCGGATTCTGTATTGGCTTCAGCTTTTGTCAGCAACAGCTTGTGTGGTACTTTCATCAATGAGGATCATCAAGCACAATTTTGGTGAGGTAGAAAAAGGAGACACTGACAAGAGGAATAGGCAATCTGCTCTCTACATTTTCTATGCCTTGGCCTTGGCTGAAGCTCTGTTGTTTCTGATGGAGAAAGCTTATTGGGAATGGAAGGTGACCTACTGTAAATTGTTGGATGAGGTAAATAGGGAATGTGAGCTGGGGCCTTCTGGTATGGTTTCAATTAGGAGGTTTTTCTATGATGCTTATTCAAGATGTATTAATGGTAGCATTTTTGATGGCTTGAAAATGGATATGGTTACTTTTGCTATGGAACTCCTGGCTTCGAATTCCCCGGATGAGCAGCTTATTGGAGCAAGAATTCTTCGCCAATTCGCAGCGAGTCATAGGTATTCTGATGATACCCTGCAGAAGATTGGAGTAACATTTCCAGTGATTGAAAGATTGGTTGAGATGTTGAATTGGACAGATCCACAAGAAGAAGAGATCAGAAGATCAGCTGCAGAGATATTGTCAAAACTAGCCGGAAAGAAGCAGAACTCTCTTCGAGTTGCTGGAATACCAGGTGCTATGGAATCAATATCATCTCTGCTCCAAACCAACCGTAGCTCTGGCGGTGCAGCAGATGAAATCGGtgaaaagaaaatcatatttgaTCATCCAAATTATGGGTTCTGGACATTTAATCATTTAGGACTCCTTATTCTGAAGAAACTTGCCAGAGATCATGATAACTGTGGAAAGATTGGAAATACAAGAGGACTCCTGCCGAAAATCATAGACTTCACACATGCCGGAGAGAGGCTGCTGAAAGATGCAAATGTCACGGCATCTCAGATTCTGACAGTGAAACGTTCTCTGCAACTCGTGAAGATGCTTGTGAGCACAACAGGCACCACAGGAAAACATCTCAGAAGAGAGATTTCAGAGATAGTTTTCACCATTAGCTACATCAGAGATATTCTAAGGTATGGAGAGAAACATCCAATGTTGCAAAAACTGGGAATTGAAATCTTAACAAGTCTGGCATTGGAAGAAGATGCAACCGAGAGGATTGGCGGTACAGGGGGAGTTCTTAAGGAGCTGTTCAATATTTTCTTCAGACAGGAATTGCCTGTGAGTCATAACGAAGTAAGAACTGCAGCCGGAGAAGCGCTGGCTATGCTGGTATTAGAAAGCAAGAACAATTGCAATCGTATCTTGAAGCTGGATGTAATAGATAGGCTCATTGTAGCTCTGGAGGTTCCATTGCTCCGAGTGAATGCAGCAAGGATGTTGAGAAATATGTGCACTTACAGTGCAGGAGACAGATTCAACCAGCTAAACGGAGTCACAGTTGCAGCACCAACA GCTCTTAAAGCAATCATGACAGAACAGAACAAACTACAAGAAGTAATGGTCGGCTTAGCAGCACACATCTTCAAATTCATGACTCCTCAAGAGTCGAGCCTAATGTTTGAGAGAGCTGGAATAACAGAAGCTGAATTGGCTAATGAATTAGTCCAAATTCTGAGGAAGTACCAACATCCACCCATTAAAGTTCCAAGAATAAGGAGGTTTGCTATAGAGTTGGCAATCTGGATGATGAGAGACAAAGAATCAAACATTCGAATTTTCAATGATTTGGGGATGGAAAAAGAGCTGGAGGGCGTTTTAGAGAGCACAGCAGAGATTGAAAGCTTCAACATGTTCTCTGGTACTGTCGGAATGAGCCGGCATAGCACAACAATTCACTCTCTGGTAGAAACTGCATTGAATCTGCTAGTGGTAGTGTAA
- the LOC107423232 gene encoding elongation factor Tu, mitochondrial isoform X1 translates to MASIVIKSRSYGITSNSSKYLLCFISAYSSGYPCTHFSFPYGNALPSGSGSWWRSMATFTRTKPHVNVGTIGHVDHGKTTLTAAITKVLAEEGKAKAIAFDEIDKAPEEKKRGITIATAHVEYETAKRHYAHVDCPGHADYVKNMITGATQMDGGILVVSAPDGAMPQTKEHILLARQVGVPSLVCFLNKVDAVHDLELLELVEMEIRELLSFYKFPGDEIPIIRGSALSALQGTNQELGRKAILKLMEAVDQYIAEPVRQLDKPFLMPIEDVFSIQGRGTVVTGRVEQGTIKVGEDVEILGLKQDGPLKTTVTGVEMFKKILDRGQAGDNVGLLLRGLKREDVQRGMVVSKPGAVKTYKRFEAEIYVLTKDEGGRHTAFFSNYMPQFYMRTADITGKVELPENIKMVMPGDNVTATFELLSPVPLEAGQRFALREGGRTVGAGVVSKVIS, encoded by the exons ATGGCTTCCATTGTCATCAAAAGCCGCAGTTACGGCATCACTAGTAACTCATCCAAGTATCTTCTCTGCTTCATATCTGCTTATTCGTCCGGATACCCTTGCACCCATTTCTCCTTTCCCTATGGAAATGCTCTTCCCTCCGGCTCTGGTTCATGGTGGCGATCCATGGCCACATTCACTCGAAC AAAGCCCCACGTAAATGTTGGGACTATTGGGCATGTAGATCATGGGAAAACTACACTAACTGCTGCTATAACAAAG GTGCTAGCTGAAGAAGGTAAAGCCAAGGCTATTGCCTTTGATGAGATTGACAAGGCTCCTGAGGAGAAGAAGAGAGGAATAACCATTGCCACG GCACATGTGGAATATGAGACTGCTAAGCGACACTATGCTCATGTTGATTGCCCTGGACATGCAGACTATGTTAAA AACATGATTACCGGAGCTACCCAAATGGATGGGGGCATTCTGGTGGTATCTGCTCCTGATGGAGCCATGCCACAGACAAAGGAACATATTCTGCTTGCTCGTCAG GTTGGTGTCCCATCATTGGTATGCTTTCTAAATAAAGTTGATGCTGTCCATGACCTAGAGCTGCTTGAACTTGTGGAAATGGAAATTCGTG AACTGCTTAGCTTCTATAAGTTTCCTGGGGATGAAATTCCTATTATTCGAGGTTCAGCTTTATCTGCCTTACAGGGGACAAATCAAGAACTCGGAAGGAAGGCTATATTGAAACTGATGGAGGCTGTGGATCAATACATAGCTGAACCAGTGCGCCAGCTTGACAAGCCTTTCTTGATGCCAATAGAAGATGTTTTCTCAATTCAG GGACGTGGGACTGTCGTGACTGGTCGGGTTGAACAAGGGACCATCAAAGTTGGTGAGGATGTTGAAATATTGGGGTTGAAGCAG GATGGACCTTTGAAGACTACAGTGACTGGAGTGGAGATGTTCAAGAAAATATTAGACCGTGGGCAA GCTGGTGACAATGTGGGTCTTCTTCTACGTGGTCTAAAACGTGAAGATGTACAACGGGGAATG GTAGTCTCCAAACCTGGTGCTGTAAAGACATATAAGCGCTTTGAGGCAGAGATTTATGTCCTTACGAAAGATGAAGGTGGCCGTCATACTGCATTTTTCTCAAATTACATGCCTCAGTTTTACATGAGAACTGCAGATATCACTGGGAAGGTGGAATTACCTGAAAATATTAAGATGGTGATGCCTGGTGACAATGTAACTGCAACTTTTGAGCTATTATCACCTGTCCCTCTCGAAGCAG GACAAAGATTTGCTTTAAGAGAGGGAGGTAGAACAGTCGGTGCAGGCGTAGTCTCAAAAGTGATCAGCTGA
- the LOC107423232 gene encoding elongation factor Tu, mitochondrial isoform X2, translating into MVAIHGHIHSNVLAEEGKAKAIAFDEIDKAPEEKKRGITIATAHVEYETAKRHYAHVDCPGHADYVKNMITGATQMDGGILVVSAPDGAMPQTKEHILLARQVGVPSLVCFLNKVDAVHDLELLELVEMEIRELLSFYKFPGDEIPIIRGSALSALQGTNQELGRKAILKLMEAVDQYIAEPVRQLDKPFLMPIEDVFSIQGRGTVVTGRVEQGTIKVGEDVEILGLKQDGPLKTTVTGVEMFKKILDRGQAGDNVGLLLRGLKREDVQRGMVVSKPGAVKTYKRFEAEIYVLTKDEGGRHTAFFSNYMPQFYMRTADITGKVELPENIKMVMPGDNVTATFELLSPVPLEAGQRFALREGGRTVGAGVVSKVIS; encoded by the exons ATGGTGGCGATCCATGGCCACATTCACTCGAAC GTGCTAGCTGAAGAAGGTAAAGCCAAGGCTATTGCCTTTGATGAGATTGACAAGGCTCCTGAGGAGAAGAAGAGAGGAATAACCATTGCCACG GCACATGTGGAATATGAGACTGCTAAGCGACACTATGCTCATGTTGATTGCCCTGGACATGCAGACTATGTTAAA AACATGATTACCGGAGCTACCCAAATGGATGGGGGCATTCTGGTGGTATCTGCTCCTGATGGAGCCATGCCACAGACAAAGGAACATATTCTGCTTGCTCGTCAG GTTGGTGTCCCATCATTGGTATGCTTTCTAAATAAAGTTGATGCTGTCCATGACCTAGAGCTGCTTGAACTTGTGGAAATGGAAATTCGTG AACTGCTTAGCTTCTATAAGTTTCCTGGGGATGAAATTCCTATTATTCGAGGTTCAGCTTTATCTGCCTTACAGGGGACAAATCAAGAACTCGGAAGGAAGGCTATATTGAAACTGATGGAGGCTGTGGATCAATACATAGCTGAACCAGTGCGCCAGCTTGACAAGCCTTTCTTGATGCCAATAGAAGATGTTTTCTCAATTCAG GGACGTGGGACTGTCGTGACTGGTCGGGTTGAACAAGGGACCATCAAAGTTGGTGAGGATGTTGAAATATTGGGGTTGAAGCAG GATGGACCTTTGAAGACTACAGTGACTGGAGTGGAGATGTTCAAGAAAATATTAGACCGTGGGCAA GCTGGTGACAATGTGGGTCTTCTTCTACGTGGTCTAAAACGTGAAGATGTACAACGGGGAATG GTAGTCTCCAAACCTGGTGCTGTAAAGACATATAAGCGCTTTGAGGCAGAGATTTATGTCCTTACGAAAGATGAAGGTGGCCGTCATACTGCATTTTTCTCAAATTACATGCCTCAGTTTTACATGAGAACTGCAGATATCACTGGGAAGGTGGAATTACCTGAAAATATTAAGATGGTGATGCCTGGTGACAATGTAACTGCAACTTTTGAGCTATTATCACCTGTCCCTCTCGAAGCAG GACAAAGATTTGCTTTAAGAGAGGGAGGTAGAACAGTCGGTGCAGGCGTAGTCTCAAAAGTGATCAGCTGA
- the LOC107423223 gene encoding uncharacterized protein LOC107423223: MEQLVNFIIRPPRAEYDPKNDLLDQEFMLKGKWYQRKDLEVKNSRGDVLQCSHYVPIVSPEEKPLPCVIYCHGNSGCRADASEAAIILLPSNITVFSLDFSGSGLSGGEHVTLGWHEKDDLKAVVNYLRADGNVSLIGLWGRSMGAVTSLMYGAEDPSIAGIVLDSPFSDLVDLMMELVDTYKIRLPKFTVKFAIQYMRRAIQKKAKFDITDLNTIKVAKSCFVPALFGHATDDDFIRPHHSDRIFDAYMGDKNIIKFEGDHNSPRPQFYFDSINIFFHNVLQPPEDEMGGAFFDPVQDYFGKGSWRTVHEVDSDHEFSTVSKEPATSSTQDAIKQVRSRRPMSRTDVPSSIESKDGQPEAKGGKFDDDQSSSSSKMISFEFTNGHPCGPHVPTTLDDDQYVEYQLDDLAGFPSDVEEEERMFMEAVLLSLKELEMRSPQRQSEEQLESTPDSFKSVQKDDHLDAASSADHLQLLKTESTSSSLEHCGLSKTETTSSSVDKANDSEPKQLPADTREPSAGSASDTPPSASESRSTEPSTYSDTSRSSQTSSDSDLSANTKATLTVERNPTSHVMEGLMRRWDFNFFRNNPNR, from the exons GGCTGAATATGACCCAAAAAATGATCTATTGGATCAGGAGTTCATGCTGAAAGGGAAGTGGTATCAAAGGAAGGATCTGGAG GTTAAAAACAGTCGAGGAGATGTCCTTCAATGCAGTCATTACGTGCCCATTGTTAGTCCTGAAGAGAAGCCTCTGCCCTGTGTAATATACTGCCATGGGAACAG TGGGTGCAGGGCAGATGCAAGTGAAGCAGCCATCATTCTGCTGCCTTCAAACATTACAGTTTTTTCTCTAGATTTCTCAGGATCTGGACTCTCTGGAGGAGAACATGTCACTTTGGGGTGGCATGAA AAGGATGACCTCAAGGCAGTTGTCAATTATTTGCGAGCAGATGGAAATGTCTCTTTGATAGGCTTGTGGGGCCGTTCAATGGGTGCTGTCACtag CCTTATGTATGGAGCTGAGGATCCTTCAATTGCAGGAATAGTTCTTGATAGTCCATTCTCTGATTTGGTTGACTTGATGATGGAACTGGTGGATACCTATAAAATTCGTTTACCTAAATTCACT GTGAAGTTTGCAATCCAATACATGCGAAGAGCAATCCAGAAAAAGGCAAAATTTGACATAACAGACCTAAACACCATTAAG GTGGCAAAGTCTTGCTTCGTTCCAGCTTTATTTGGGCATGCCACTGATGATGATTTTATTCGGCCCCACCATTCAGATCGTATATTTGATGCTTATATG GGagacaaaaatattatcaaatttgagGGAGATCACAACTCTCCACGTCCTCAATTCTATTTTGATTCTATAAATATCTTTTTCCATAATGTTCTGCAACCTCCAGAGGATGAGATGGGGGGAGCATTTTTTGACCCTGTGCAGGATTACTTTGGTAAG GGTAGTTGGAGAACTGTGCATGAAGTAGACTCTGATCATGAATTTTCAACTGTATCCAAAG AACCGGCAACTAGCAGTACACAAGATGCCATTAAACAAGTCCGTTCACGAAGACCTATGAGTCGGACAGAT GTCCCTTCAAGTATCGAATCTAAAGATGGTCAACCTGAAGCTAAG GGTGGTAAATTTGATGATGATCAGTCCTCATCATCCTCCAAAATGATTAGCTTTGAATTCACCAATGGCCATCCTTGTGGACCACATGTTCCAACCACATTGGATGACGATCAATATGTGGAATATCAACTTGATGACCTGGCAGGTTTTCCAAGTGACGTGGAGGAGGAAGAAAGG ATGTTCATGGAAGCAGTGCTCTTGTCGTTGAAAGAATTGGAGATGAGAAGCCCACAGCGACAATCAGAAGAACAACTGGAAAGTACCCCTGATTCTTTCAAGTCTGTCCAAAAAGATGATCATTTGGATGCTGCTTCTTCTGCAGATCATCTTCAGCTCTTGAAGACAGAATCCACTTCCAGTTCCTTAGAGCATTGTGGATTGTCCAAAACCGAAACCACTTCCAGTTCTGTTGACAAAGCCAATGATTCAGAACCCAAACAACTGCCTGCCGATACAAGggagccgtctgcaggatctgCATCAGATACCCCTCCGTCTGCCAGCGAATCAAGAAGCACAGAGCCTTCTACTTATAGTGATACATCAAGAAGCAGCCAAACCTCATCGGATTCTGACCTGTCAGCCAATACAAAAGCGACATTAACAGTGGAAAGAAACCCAACAAGCCATGTCATGGAGGGTTTGATGCGTCGTTGGGATTTCAACTTCTTTCGGAACAATCCAAATCGATAG